Part of the Nitrosopumilus piranensis genome is shown below.
AAAACTATCTAACATTGGACTCTCGCATGCCTGTTGTAACTTTTCAGATTCAGGAATCCTTTAAGGGAAATGCAATTGAGCAAATCTCAGTAACTGTTAATGAAAATTGGGATTATCAGTTTGAAGATGGATTTGAGTATGTTGTGTTTGTGTATCGAGAAGAATTATCATTAATGACAGATCCATGTTGGCCAAAATTCCACACGTTTCACTCTACATTAGATATTGTAAAAAAATTGGCCCAATCTGATGTTGAAATTAGATCTCAGACAACTGAATTTGTCTATGAATCTCTTTTGCCAGAAGAGCGTAAAGAACTTGAAGAAAACCAAAAAATTATACAAGAAAAGAAACTGGAGAGATGGGATGAGATTACTTTTCAAAAACAGATGACTGTTTTTGCAGGTATCCTGATGATTCCAGTTGTTGCAGTAATGGCATTTGTATATTTTAGGAGAAATAGAAAATGAAAACTGAATATGGGATTATACTGGTAGTTGGAATTTTGGTGTCTGCCATATTTGGCATGATTGTAATCCAACCTGAAGACATTCCATGTTGGAGACCTCTTGAATCATTTACAATAAACAAGATGTCTTTTTCTGATGACAGTAAGATTTTTTCAAAGATAAAAAATTTACAAGACTCCTCATGTTATACTAGTCCCAATGAAAATCAATTCTGCTACAAACATCCACGAATAGACGATCGAGGGTTTGGAATATCTGTCATTTATGGGGAAAACAGAGTAGATGGAGAGATGCACTTTGATCCTGTTTCAAAAGGGGTAGATTATTTTACAATATCTGATATGAAACTACTTGACAAAGACTCTGTATTGATAATTCTTGAGGACAAAAATTACTCTTATACTGACATTAACGGCTCAAAACACTCAATTGGTGAGTTTGAATATTCTATGATTCTTGAGCCCTTTGACTCGTTTATCTCTCATTGTCATAATGATGAAGGTACTATCGTCATGATGGTGCAATATCTTGGTGTAGCTACAATTGATGACATTGATTATTTTGTAACGTGGCATACTACGGCACATTCTGAGCAGGGAATTCCATGCAAATATCCTGATATAATGCAGCAAAGCTTGGTATTTGATTTTGGAGAGTTATAAAAAATGAAAATTAAAATTTTGATAACTACATTATTGTTTGTGAGTATTTTTGGAACTGTCTATGCTGTTCCTGAACTTGATCCTAGTCATGTTTTTTCCATGGGGTTTTTACCTTGAATGTTTACAACATGAAATGATTCCCTCCGGAATACGTTCTCAGCATTCGTGCCATCAAATTCAAGATTATATGACCATACTATTTCGTGAAAATTAAAAAATTGAAAGAGGGGATTATTCTCTTCCCATGGCAGCGTATTTTCCCTTGCGACCTCTTACAAAAAAGGCAGTAGCAATATATCCAATTAAAAGATACATTGTAGCACTAGAATCCAATTGATTTCCCATGATATTGCAAGTAATTTGTTGTCATGAAGTGTCTGAATTCTTCTATATACTGTACTTATTGGAATTTTTGTCTCTGATGTGATCTCTGTTGCAGATTTTGGTTTGAATTTGGTTACCTCTAGTATTGTTCTGCAATACTTGTCTGAAACTATTTCTAACATATTGTCCTTTTTTTCAAGGTCTTGGATTTTGAAGGTTTGTTGTGTTGTTTGCAAAGTATTATTGGTTGAAATTAGATATAACGAGTCAGTCAACAATGTATTGCACTGTCATACAAAATATGTCTCTCACAAAAGAAAAAAGATGCCTAGTTGTCTAGGACGATTATCGTGCCTGTCATCATAGCATGATCTGGATCACACCACTGCTGATCAGGATTATAGGGGACCTCACAAGAAAATGTAAACGTTCCTGCCTTATCTGCCACAAATTCTATTGTTTCTGTTCCTCCTCTAGGATCTAGCATGCTAGTTGACACTCCAAATTCAGGAATTGAGAATGAATGATAATTTCCTCTTGGATTTGTCACTTTAAGGGATACTGTGTCTCCTTTGTTTACAACAAATACGTTAGGATTCCATTTGTGAAGTTCAACATATACTGTATCTTCATCACCACTTTCATTTTCAGTGTTTGCAAAGAATTCTACTTCTCCAAGCTCAATTTCAAATGTTCTTAATTGAGGCTCTGAGCCTATTGGAAGTTCTGCTTGTGTGTCTGTTAGTGGTTGATTCATTGTATCAAGCATTTGTTGATTCATCATGCTTCCCATCATATGTCTGCCCATAGAACCTCCCATCATCTCTGTCATTCTTTGCATCATTTCAGGATTTGACATCATAGAATCAAACATTCCTTGACATAGTTCTGGATTACTGCACATTGAACCCATTCTTTGCATAAATTGAGGATCTTGCATCATCTCTGTCATCATATCTGAATCTTGCATCATCATTGAACGCATTTGCTGTCTTTGAGTGGAATCTTGCATCATCTGTTGCATATTTTGTGGTGCAACAGATGTGTTTTCAGCATTAAAAACTGTATAACTGCCTGCAATTCCTACTACAAATGCCCCAATAACAACTCCGATCCATATGTATTGGCTTACCATGATTCTATAATTCTTATTTTATTATTATACTAAATTCTGATTATCAAGTTTAATTTTCACATGTGAAATCTGTTTTAGCATTTTTATCTACAAGTATCAATAGTCTATGTGAGGTAAAGATGAGAAAAGAGATCATTTTATTATCTTTTTTTGTATTATTGGCAATTCCAATTCATACTGCAATAGCTTCTGAAGATGATGAATATGAGAAAGAAGATAGAGTTGGATTTGGAATTATGGAAAGAGAACGAGAACATCAAGACGATGAAGAACTTGCAATAGGCTCTGATGCAGGAAACATAATTTTGTATGTCACAATAGGTGCAATAATTGTATCTGTTGGTTATACTGGATTCAAACTATACAAAGCAAAATCAACAATCTCAAAAACATAGAAAAATGTATTTTAAAATAATACTTGGTTTACTTTTACTTGGATTTTTCTTACCTGTTTCAGCTTTTGCTGATGATGCTGAGGATGCAATAGAGAATTTGGGCTGGATTGCAGTTAGTGCTGGAATTGCAGCAAATGTACCCTTTATTGCTATGAATAAGATTCGTCGTTATGCAATCAAGGCTGGAGGCAGTACTGTTCAGATAGGAAAACAGATTCGTGCAATCTACAAACCAATATTGAATTTCCATATTCTATTGAATTCTATTGGTTATTTTGCAGGAATGACTCATGGATTTCTATTTGTTAGTAATTTGGATTCTATCTCCCTTTCTCTAGCTTTGGTGA
Proteins encoded:
- a CDS encoding cupredoxin domain-containing protein; the encoded protein is MVSQYIWIGVVIGAFVVGIAGSYTVFNAENTSVAPQNMQQMMQDSTQRQQMRSMMMQDSDMMTEMMQDPQFMQRMGSMCSNPELCQGMFDSMMSNPEMMQRMTEMMGGSMGRHMMGSMMNQQMLDTMNQPLTDTQAELPIGSEPQLRTFEIELGEVEFFANTENESGDEDTVYVELHKWNPNVFVVNKGDTVSLKVTNPRGNYHSFSIPEFGVSTSMLDPRGGTETIEFVADKAGTFTFSCEVPYNPDQQWCDPDHAMMTGTIIVLDN